A region of Pseudomonas cavernicola DNA encodes the following proteins:
- a CDS encoding zinc ABC transporter substrate-binding protein has translation MSRLLALLFFVLCAASAQAQVHLLTSIKPLQLIAAAVQEGVGTPEVLLPPGASPHHYALRPSDVRRVREAELLYWIGPDMEDFLPRVLQGRSLPSVAVQGLPGLSLRYFGEGQAEAADAADEHDHAHRPGTLDAHLWLSPANARVIAARMAADLAVADPANATRYQANLKAFDERLTAQDQRLKARLAGIAGKPYFVFHEAYDYFEAAYGLQHAGVFSVASEVQPGAQHVAAMRARLQQVGATCVFSEPPLRPRLAETLTAGLPVRLAELDALGGSLPVNARGYEQLLDNLGNGLADCLESL, from the coding sequence GTGTCGCGTTTGCTCGCCCTGCTGTTTTTTGTCCTCTGCGCGGCTTCGGCCCAGGCGCAGGTGCACCTGCTGACCAGCATCAAACCACTGCAACTGATCGCCGCGGCGGTTCAGGAGGGGGTCGGTACGCCAGAGGTGTTGCTACCGCCGGGGGCCTCGCCGCACCACTATGCCTTGCGCCCGTCGGATGTGCGGCGGGTGCGCGAGGCCGAGCTGCTGTATTGGATCGGCCCGGATATGGAAGATTTCCTCCCCCGCGTGCTGCAAGGTCGCAGCCTACCCAGCGTGGCCGTGCAAGGCTTGCCGGGCTTGAGCCTGCGGTATTTTGGCGAAGGCCAGGCGGAAGCTGCCGATGCCGCGGATGAACACGACCATGCCCACCGCCCGGGCACGCTGGACGCGCACCTTTGGCTGTCGCCGGCCAATGCGCGGGTGATTGCCGCGCGGATGGCCGCCGACCTGGCGGTCGCCGACCCGGCCAACGCCACGCGTTATCAGGCCAACCTGAAGGCGTTCGATGAGCGCCTGACGGCCCAGGATCAGCGCTTGAAGGCGCGTCTGGCTGGCATCGCCGGCAAGCCCTACTTCGTGTTCCACGAAGCCTACGATTATTTCGAAGCCGCCTATGGCCTGCAGCACGCCGGGGTGTTCAGCGTGGCCAGCGAGGTGCAGCCGGGGGCGCAGCATGTCGCGGCGATGCGCGCGCGTTTGCAACAGGTGGGTGCGACCTGCGTCTTCAGCGAGCCGCCGCTGCGCCCGCGGCTGGCGGAAACCCTTACCGCCGGCCTGCCGGTACGCCTGGCAGAGCTGGATGCGTTGGGCGGCAGCCTGCCGGTCAATGCGCGGGGCTATGAGCAACTGCTGGACAACCTGGGCAACGGCCTGGCTGATTGTCTGGAGAGCTTGTAA
- the zur gene encoding zinc uptake transcriptional repressor Zur, with the protein MILTPLASRPHDHSHCVHNALAEADAICTRLGLRLTTLRRRVLELVWQSHKPLGAYDILGVLAEEDGRRAAPPTVYRALDFLLENGLVHRIASLNAFVGCNHPEHAHQGQFLICRSCHAAIELEQRAISEAIVDSANAVGFTVEGQTVEIVGVCAGCRKAE; encoded by the coding sequence ATGATCCTGACTCCCTTGGCTTCCCGCCCCCACGATCACTCCCATTGCGTGCATAACGCCCTGGCGGAAGCCGACGCCATCTGCACCCGCCTGGGTCTGCGCTTGACCACCCTGCGCCGGCGCGTGCTGGAGCTGGTCTGGCAGAGCCACAAGCCGCTGGGCGCCTACGACATTCTCGGCGTGCTGGCCGAAGAAGATGGTCGCCGCGCCGCGCCGCCGACGGTCTATCGCGCGCTGGATTTCCTTCTGGAAAACGGTCTGGTGCACCGCATCGCCTCGCTCAACGCCTTCGTCGGTTGCAACCACCCGGAACACGCCCATCAAGGTCAGTTCCTGATCTGTCGCAGCTGCCACGCGGCGATCGAGTTGGAACAGCGAGCGATCAGCGAAGCGATTGTCGACAGCGCCAACGCCGTTGGCTTCACGGTGGAAGGCCAGACCGTCGAAATCGTCGGCGTGTGCGCCGGCTGCCGGAAAGCCGAATGA
- the znuC gene encoding zinc ABC transporter ATP-binding protein ZnuC, with product MRDALIRLQGVGVSFAGQSVLKDVQLSVQPGEIVTLIGPNGAGKTTLVRAVLGLLKAEVGSVWRKPKLRIGYMPQKLHVDATLPLSVLRFLRLVPGVDRPRALAALAEVGAEQVIDSPLQSISGGELQRVLLARALLREPELLVLDEPVQGVDVAGQADLYRLITRLRDRHGCGVLMVSHDLHLVMSTTDQVVCLNRHVCCSGHPEQVSGDPAFVELFGQDAQALAIYHHRHDHAHDLHGAVVDEPTPGGLTIQGQVQPHVHGDGCNHA from the coding sequence ATGAGAGACGCACTGATCCGCCTTCAGGGCGTTGGCGTCAGCTTCGCCGGGCAAAGCGTGCTGAAGGATGTGCAGCTCAGCGTGCAACCGGGGGAAATCGTCACCCTGATCGGCCCCAACGGCGCCGGTAAAACCACCCTGGTGCGCGCCGTGCTTGGCCTGCTGAAAGCCGAGGTCGGCAGTGTCTGGCGCAAACCGAAACTGCGCATCGGTTATATGCCGCAGAAGCTCCATGTGGACGCCACCCTGCCGCTCTCGGTGCTGCGCTTTCTGCGCCTGGTGCCAGGCGTCGATCGGCCGCGCGCACTGGCCGCCTTGGCCGAAGTTGGCGCCGAGCAGGTGATCGACAGCCCGCTACAAAGTATCTCCGGCGGCGAACTGCAGCGCGTGCTGCTGGCCCGCGCACTGCTGCGCGAACCCGAATTGCTGGTGCTCGACGAGCCGGTACAAGGCGTCGACGTGGCCGGTCAGGCCGATCTGTATCGGCTGATCACCCGCCTGCGCGACCGCCATGGCTGCGGCGTGCTGATGGTCTCCCACGACCTGCATCTGGTGATGAGCACCACCGATCAGGTGGTCTGCCTGAACCGGCATGTCTGCTGCTCCGGCCATCCGGAACAGGTCAGTGGCGACCCGGCCTTCGTCGAGCTGTTTGGTCAGGATGCGCAAGCCCTGGCGATCTACCACCACCGCCACGACCACGCCCATGACCTGCACGGCGCCGTGGTCGATGAGCCGACGCCCGGCGGCCTGACCATCCAGGGCCAGGTGCAACCGCATGTCCACGGAGATGGCTGCAACCATGCCTGA
- the znuB gene encoding zinc ABC transporter permease subunit ZnuB, producing MPDFLLNALLAGLALALVAGPLGSFVVWRRMAYFGDTLSHAALLGVALGLLLDVSPTLAVTAGCLLLAVLLVTLQQRQPLASDTLLGILAPTTLSLGLVVLSFMRDVRIDLMGYLFGDLLAVSPNELAWILGGSALVLLMLTALWRPLLAVTVHEELAKVEGLPIASLRLALMLLIAVVIAVAMKIVGVLLITSLLIIPAAAAQRHARTPEQMACGASLLGLLAVCAGLALSWFKDTPAGPSIVVSAAALFLLSFALPRRMA from the coding sequence ATGCCTGACTTTCTCCTCAACGCCCTGCTCGCCGGCTTAGCCCTGGCGCTGGTCGCCGGGCCGCTCGGCTCCTTCGTGGTCTGGCGGCGCATGGCCTATTTCGGCGATACCCTGTCGCATGCCGCGTTGCTCGGCGTGGCCCTCGGCCTGCTGCTCGACGTCAGCCCAACCCTGGCGGTAACCGCCGGCTGCCTGCTGCTGGCGGTGCTGCTGGTGACCTTGCAACAGCGCCAGCCGCTGGCCTCCGACACCCTGCTCGGGATTCTCGCGCCGACCACCTTGTCGCTGGGCCTGGTGGTGCTGAGCTTTATGCGCGACGTACGGATCGACCTGATGGGCTACCTGTTCGGCGATTTGCTCGCGGTCAGCCCCAACGAACTGGCCTGGATTCTCGGCGGCAGCGCGCTGGTGCTGCTGATGCTGACGGCCCTGTGGCGACCGCTGCTGGCGGTCACCGTGCACGAGGAGTTGGCCAAGGTCGAGGGCCTTCCCATCGCCAGCCTGCGCCTGGCGTTGATGCTGTTGATCGCAGTGGTGATTGCCGTGGCGATGAAGATTGTCGGCGTGTTGCTGATCACCTCACTGCTGATCATTCCGGCCGCCGCCGCCCAACGCCATGCGCGCACGCCTGAACAGATGGCCTGCGGCGCCAGCCTGCTCGGGTTGCTGGCCGTCTGCGCAGGCTTGGCGCTGTCCTGGTTCAAGGACACTCCAGCCGGACCGTCGATCGTGGTCTCGGCGGCTGCGCTATTCTTGCTGAGCTTTGCCCTACCGCGTCGAATGGCATAG
- a CDS encoding PA5502 family lipoprotein produces the protein MKPFASRCLPIVAISLLLAACQSPSKVTTLPTDELITAFRQLDQSLASGQLGEAESQLSALQQRAVGDTRLEQYQRQLAEAYLQQGQSALQKGDLDTATKALSHARDFMPQAPALTTGLDSAIAQARATELSTAEQARSRATQAAASEAAARTEQARQLRLAAERQAAASKASQLPSTAPATTPAAPPSKPLARLIDPTASSSAIPLPMLDTQDNERLRSLLDAVAADVVAFNCTVRIEVRQAKDFPWVAALLSARIKKIDPSFSPRLSQVLKPEQVPRLLLSPQAKG, from the coding sequence ATGAAGCCGTTCGCCTCCCGTTGTCTGCCCATTGTGGCGATTTCCCTGCTGTTAGCGGCATGCCAGAGCCCGTCAAAAGTGACCACCCTGCCGACCGATGAGCTGATCACGGCGTTCCGCCAGCTGGATCAGAGCCTGGCCAGCGGTCAACTGGGCGAGGCCGAAAGCCAACTCAGCGCGTTGCAACAGCGCGCCGTCGGCGATACCCGCCTGGAACAGTACCAACGCCAGCTGGCCGAGGCCTATCTGCAGCAAGGCCAAAGCGCACTGCAAAAGGGCGATCTGGATACCGCGACCAAGGCCCTTAGCCATGCCCGCGATTTTATGCCGCAAGCCCCGGCACTGACCACCGGCCTGGATAGCGCCATCGCCCAGGCTCGTGCAACTGAGCTGAGCACCGCCGAGCAGGCCCGCAGCCGCGCGACGCAAGCCGCCGCCAGTGAAGCTGCCGCGCGTACCGAACAGGCCCGGCAACTGCGCTTGGCCGCCGAGCGTCAAGCCGCCGCCAGCAAAGCCAGCCAACTGCCCAGCACAGCGCCGGCAACAACGCCCGCTGCGCCGCCGAGCAAACCGCTGGCCCGCTTGATCGACCCAACGGCCAGTAGCAGTGCGATCCCCTTGCCGATGCTGGACACGCAGGACAATGAACGTCTGCGCAGCTTGCTCGATGCGGTCGCCGCCGATGTCGTGGCGTTTAACTGCACGGTGCGCATCGAAGTCCGCCAGGCCAAGGACTTCCCCTGGGTGGCCGCCTTGCTCTCGGCACGGATCAAAAAAATCGACCCGAGCTTCAGCCCGCGCCTGTCGCAGGTACTCAAGCCGGAACAAGTGCCACGCCTGCTGCTCAGCCCGCAAGCGAAAGGCTGA
- a CDS encoding methionine ABC transporter ATP-binding protein — translation MIDFHHVHKAYRVSGRDIPALQPTDLAIARGEVFGIIGHSGAGKSTLLRLINRLEEPSGGRIQIDGEDVTALDANGLRRFRQQVGMIFQHFNLLASKSVADNVALPLKLAGELSRREIEQRVAELLERVGLSEHAKKYPAQLSGGQKQRVGIARALATKPKILLCDEATSALDPQTTASVLELLAQINRELNLTIVLITHEMDVIRRVCDRVAVMDAGVIVEQGPVSEVFLHPQHPTTKRFVLEAEQIDESEQRDDFAHVPGRILRLTFQGEATYAPLLGTVARETGVDYSILAGRIDRIKQTPYGQLTLALTGGSFEQALTRFQAADVHVEVLR, via the coding sequence GTGATCGATTTCCACCACGTCCACAAGGCGTACCGCGTCAGTGGTCGCGACATTCCGGCCCTGCAGCCAACCGACCTGGCCATCGCCCGCGGTGAAGTGTTTGGCATCATTGGCCACTCCGGCGCCGGAAAAAGTACCTTGCTGCGCCTGATCAACCGCCTGGAAGAGCCTTCCGGCGGGCGCATCCAGATCGACGGTGAAGACGTCACTGCGCTGGACGCCAACGGCCTACGGCGCTTCCGCCAGCAGGTCGGGATGATCTTCCAGCACTTCAATCTGCTCGCCTCGAAAAGCGTCGCCGACAACGTCGCCCTGCCGTTGAAGCTGGCCGGCGAACTGTCGCGCCGCGAAATCGAGCAACGGGTTGCCGAGCTGCTCGAACGGGTCGGCCTCAGCGAGCACGCCAAGAAGTATCCAGCACAGCTGTCCGGCGGGCAGAAACAGCGTGTCGGCATCGCCCGCGCGCTGGCGACCAAGCCGAAGATCCTGCTTTGTGACGAGGCCACCAGCGCCCTCGACCCACAAACCACGGCCTCGGTGCTGGAACTGCTGGCGCAGATCAACCGCGAGCTGAACCTGACCATCGTGCTGATCACCCACGAGATGGACGTGATCCGTCGGGTCTGCGACCGCGTGGCGGTGATGGACGCCGGGGTGATCGTCGAGCAAGGCCCGGTGTCCGAGGTGTTCCTGCATCCGCAACACCCGACCACCAAGCGCTTCGTGCTGGAGGCCGAGCAGATCGATGAGAGCGAACAGCGTGATGATTTCGCCCATGTCCCGGGACGCATCTTGCGCCTGACCTTTCAGGGTGAAGCGACCTATGCACCGCTGCTCGGTACCGTGGCGCGGGAGACCGGGGTGGATTACAGCATCCTCGCCGGGCGCATCGACCGCATCAAGCAAACCCCTTACGGCCAACTGACGCTGGCCCTGACCGGTGGCAGTTTCGAGCAAGCCCTGACGCGCTTCCAGGCTGCCGATGTGCATGTGGAGGTATTGCGCTGA
- a CDS encoding methionine ABC transporter permease, which translates to MDALLAFFTNVDWYEIWLATLDTLLMLGGSLLFTILLGLPLGVLLFLTGPRQLFEQKALYALLSLVVNVLRSLPFIILLIVMIPFTVLLTGTSLGVAGAIPPLVVGATPFFARLVETALREVDRGIIEATQAMGASTKQIILNALLPEARPGIFAATTVTAITLVSYTAMAGVVGAGGLGDLAIRFGYQRFQTDVMVVTVVLLLVLVQILQTVGDKLVVHFSRK; encoded by the coding sequence ATGGATGCTCTATTGGCCTTCTTCACCAACGTCGACTGGTATGAGATCTGGCTGGCGACCCTCGACACCCTGCTGATGCTCGGCGGCTCGCTGCTGTTCACCATTCTGCTGGGGCTCCCGCTTGGCGTGCTGCTGTTCCTCACCGGACCGCGACAGCTGTTCGAGCAGAAGGCGCTGTATGCGCTGCTCTCGCTAGTGGTCAACGTACTGCGCTCGCTGCCGTTCATCATCCTGCTGATCGTGATGATCCCCTTCACCGTACTGCTGACCGGCACTTCGCTGGGCGTGGCCGGCGCCATTCCGCCATTGGTGGTCGGCGCCACACCGTTCTTCGCCCGCCTGGTGGAAACCGCGCTGCGCGAGGTCGACCGCGGGATTATCGAGGCGACCCAGGCCATGGGCGCCAGCACCAAGCAGATCATCCTGAATGCCTTGCTGCCGGAAGCCCGCCCAGGCATTTTCGCCGCCACCACGGTCACCGCCATCACGCTGGTGTCCTACACGGCGATGGCCGGTGTGGTGGGAGCCGGCGGCCTCGGCGATTTGGCAATCCGCTTTGGCTACCAGCGCTTCCAGACTGACGTGATGGTGGTCACCGTCGTGTTGCTACTGGTGCTGGTGCAGATTCTGCAAACCGTCGGCGACAAGCTGGTGGTGCACTTCTCGAGAAAATAA
- a CDS encoding MetQ/NlpA family ABC transporter substrate-binding protein has protein sequence MKKLLAAFAAVAALSNAAAALAAQASETLTVAATPVPHAEILEFIKPALAKQGVELKVKVFTDYVQPNVQVAEKRLDANFFQHQPYLDEFNKSKGTQLASVAGVHVEPFGAYSSKFKSLSELPQGASVVIPNDATNAGRALLLLNTVGVIKLKDAHNILATPKDIVENPKSIKVRELEAATLPRVLSQVDLALINTNYALEAKLDPSKDALAIEGSDSPYVNILVARPDNKDSAAMQKLAKALNSPEVKQFILEKYHGAIVPAF, from the coding sequence ATGAAAAAACTACTAGCTGCTTTCGCTGCCGTGGCGGCGCTTTCCAATGCTGCCGCGGCTTTGGCCGCCCAGGCCAGCGAAACCCTGACCGTCGCAGCCACCCCGGTGCCGCACGCGGAAATCCTCGAGTTCATCAAGCCGGCCCTGGCCAAACAAGGCGTGGAGCTGAAGGTCAAAGTCTTCACCGACTATGTGCAGCCAAACGTGCAAGTGGCCGAGAAGCGTCTGGACGCCAACTTCTTCCAGCATCAGCCGTACCTGGATGAGTTCAACAAGAGCAAAGGCACCCAACTGGCCAGCGTCGCCGGCGTGCACGTCGAACCCTTCGGCGCTTATTCGAGCAAGTTCAAGAGCCTGAGCGAGCTGCCGCAGGGCGCCAGCGTAGTGATCCCCAACGACGCCACCAACGCCGGCCGGGCGTTGCTGCTGCTGAATACAGTCGGCGTGATCAAACTGAAGGACGCGCACAACATCCTCGCCACGCCGAAGGACATCGTCGAGAACCCGAAAAGCATCAAGGTGCGTGAGCTGGAAGCCGCGACCCTGCCGCGCGTGCTCAGCCAAGTCGACCTGGCGCTGATCAACACCAACTACGCCCTGGAAGCCAAACTCGACCCGAGCAAAGATGCCCTGGCGATAGAAGGCAGCGACTCGCCTTACGTGAACATCCTGGTCGCGCGCCCGGACAACAAAGATTCCGCCGCGATGCAGAAACTGGCCAAAGCGCTGAACAGCCCGGAGGTGAAGCAATTCATCCTGGAGAAATACCACGGCGCGATCGTGCCGGCGTTCTAG
- a CDS encoding SCO family protein, whose product MTRTQITVFVLVAFVALVLGLTVHKVLNGRSQGDPAALIDAGIILLPQSRTLPELSLTNQAGQPVAVDQLKDKWSLLFFGYTFCPDICPTTLAQLRELKGKLPEEVRSNLQVILVSVDPQRDTPQLLKQYLGYFDPTFQGLTGELVSIQKLANAVSIPFIPGDTTKENYTVDHSGNLVIIGPDGRQRGFIRAPLNNEKLAVQLPVLLQGKD is encoded by the coding sequence ATGACCCGTACCCAAATTACCGTTTTCGTTCTCGTGGCCTTCGTTGCGCTAGTGCTCGGTTTGACCGTGCATAAAGTGCTCAATGGTAGGAGCCAGGGGGACCCGGCGGCGCTGATCGATGCCGGCATCATTTTGCTGCCACAAAGCCGCACTCTGCCGGAGTTGAGCTTGACCAATCAGGCAGGGCAACCCGTCGCTGTCGATCAGCTCAAGGATAAATGGAGTCTGCTGTTCTTCGGTTACACCTTCTGCCCGGACATCTGCCCGACCACCCTCGCCCAGTTGCGCGAACTCAAGGGCAAGTTGCCGGAAGAGGTGCGTAGCAACCTGCAGGTGATCCTGGTCAGCGTCGATCCGCAGCGCGATACGCCGCAGCTACTCAAGCAGTACCTCGGTTATTTCGACCCGACTTTCCAGGGCCTGACCGGCGAGTTGGTGAGCATCCAGAAGCTGGCTAACGCGGTGAGTATCCCGTTCATCCCGGGCGATACCACGAAGGAAAACTACACCGTCGATCACAGTGGCAACCTGGTTATCATTGGGCCGGACGGCAGGCAGCGCGGCTTTATTCGCGCGCCCTTGAACAATGAGAAACTGGCCGTGCAGCTACCGGTTCTGTTGCAAGGCAAAGATTGA
- the cyoE gene encoding heme o synthase: MATLLSEQHSQALWRDYLELTKPKVVVLMLITSLVGMFLATRAGVPWTVLLFGNLGIALCAGGAAAVNHVVDRRIDALMARTHKRPLAEGRVSPAAALAFAMFLSVAGLVILLAFTNELTAWLTLASLLGYAVLYTGFLKRATPQNIVIGGLAGAAPPLLGWVAVTGHLSAEPLLLVLIIFAWTPPHFWALAIHRKEEYAKADIPMLPVTHGEHYTKVHIILYTLVLLAVSLLPYVIHMSGTLYLVCAVGLGTRFLHWAWVLYRDSKPHAAINTFKYSIYYLFLLFIALLVDHYLLLNL; this comes from the coding sequence ATGGCCACTCTACTCAGCGAACAACACAGCCAAGCCCTCTGGCGCGACTATTTGGAGCTGACCAAACCCAAGGTCGTCGTGCTGATGCTGATCACCTCCCTGGTCGGCATGTTCCTTGCGACCCGCGCCGGAGTGCCTTGGACCGTGCTGCTGTTCGGCAACCTGGGCATCGCGTTGTGCGCGGGCGGCGCCGCGGCGGTCAACCATGTGGTGGATCGGCGCATCGACGCGTTAATGGCGCGCACCCATAAGCGGCCGCTCGCTGAAGGCCGGGTGTCTCCCGCCGCGGCATTGGCTTTCGCGATGTTCCTGTCGGTCGCCGGGCTGGTCATTCTGCTGGCCTTCACCAATGAGCTGACGGCCTGGCTGACCCTGGCCTCGCTGCTGGGCTACGCAGTGCTCTACACCGGCTTTCTCAAGCGTGCCACGCCGCAGAACATCGTTATCGGTGGGTTGGCTGGCGCTGCACCACCGCTGCTCGGCTGGGTGGCGGTGACTGGGCACCTGAGCGCGGAGCCGCTGCTTCTGGTGCTGATCATCTTCGCCTGGACGCCGCCGCACTTCTGGGCCCTGGCCATTCACCGCAAAGAGGAATACGCCAAGGCCGACATCCCGATGTTGCCGGTGACCCACGGCGAGCATTACACCAAGGTGCATATCATCCTTTACACCCTGGTGTTGCTGGCGGTCAGCCTGCTGCCTTATGTCATCCACATGAGTGGAACGCTCTACCTGGTTTGCGCCGTGGGTTTAGGCACACGCTTTCTGCACTGGGCCTGGGTGCTGTACCGTGACAGCAAGCCACATGCGGCGATTAACACCTTCAAGTACAGTATCTACTACCTGTTCCTGTTGTTTATCGCTTTGCTGGTCGACCACTACCTGCTGCTGAACCTCTGA
- a CDS encoding COX15/CtaA family protein, translating into MAKSGFRLALLATVLAVVVVLLGAYTRLTHAGLGCPDWPGCYGFIGVPKTEVQLAHAEQHYPEAPVEAQKGWNEMVHRYFAGSLGLLILSLAILALRRRGQPDQPLKLPLLLLGVVIAQAAFGMWTVTLKLWPQVVTAHLLGGFTTLALLFLLTLRLSGTLAPLPAVPTRLRRLAALGLLLVIGQIALGGWVSSNYAAVACIDLPTCHGRWWPEMDFANGFHLTQHIGPNYLGGQLDSDARTAIHLTHRLGALAVTLVLLTLAWQLRRAGFPRLAGLLVLALAVQVSLGVSNVLLHLPLVVAVAHNGGGAALLLVLVLVNYRLRTAVGRVKHGSVGWVSRTAA; encoded by the coding sequence ATGGCCAAATCCGGATTCCGTCTCGCCCTGCTGGCTACCGTGCTGGCTGTCGTCGTGGTGTTGCTTGGCGCATACACCCGGTTGACTCACGCCGGCCTTGGTTGCCCGGACTGGCCCGGCTGCTACGGCTTTATCGGCGTACCGAAAACCGAGGTGCAGTTGGCCCATGCCGAGCAGCATTATCCGGAGGCACCAGTAGAGGCGCAGAAGGGCTGGAACGAGATGGTGCACCGCTACTTCGCCGGTAGCCTTGGCTTGCTAATCCTCAGCTTGGCCATCCTCGCGCTACGCCGCCGCGGTCAGCCGGACCAGCCATTGAAATTGCCACTGCTACTGCTCGGTGTGGTGATCGCCCAGGCGGCCTTTGGCATGTGGACGGTGACCTTGAAGCTTTGGCCGCAAGTGGTTACCGCCCACCTGCTCGGGGGCTTCACCACCCTGGCCTTGCTGTTTCTCCTGACTCTGCGTTTATCCGGCACTTTAGCGCCGTTGCCAGCGGTGCCTACCCGACTGCGCCGCCTGGCGGCGTTGGGGCTGCTGCTGGTGATCGGGCAGATTGCCCTGGGTGGCTGGGTGAGTTCCAACTACGCGGCGGTGGCCTGCATCGATCTGCCCACCTGTCATGGCCGATGGTGGCCGGAGATGGACTTCGCCAACGGCTTTCACCTGACCCAGCATATTGGTCCCAACTACCTCGGCGGCCAGCTGGATAGCGACGCGCGTACCGCTATTCATCTGACTCACCGACTTGGTGCCCTGGCGGTGACGCTGGTGCTGCTGACACTGGCCTGGCAACTGCGCAGAGCAGGGTTTCCGCGTTTGGCCGGGTTGCTGGTGTTGGCCTTGGCCGTACAGGTCAGCCTGGGCGTGAGCAACGTATTACTGCACCTGCCGCTGGTCGTCGCCGTCGCCCATAACGGCGGTGGCGCGGCGTTGCTGCTGGTGCTGGTGTTGGTCAATTACCGGCTGCGAACCGCAGTCGGCCGGGTCAAGCACGGTTCCGTAGGGTGGGTTAGCCGCACTGCGGCGTAA
- a CDS encoding SURF1 family protein, protein MSRFRPGLAPTLVVLALLPLLIALGFWQLSRAEEKRVLLASYDARRSAGPIDIVELEHSTDPAYRRVHLYGHFDEQHSLLLDNRTRAGQVGIELLQPFYDQASGLWLLLNRGWLRWPDRRTPPVFSTPDTALGLDAWVYVPPGATFQLQADQPSREWPRLITAVEPGTVWEQLGRAGLPYELRLEQGPAAYQADWAVVAMGPEKHLGYAVQWFALAAALFGLFIYLGLHSVSGSAQRAGESS, encoded by the coding sequence ATGAGCCGCTTTCGTCCCGGTCTGGCGCCAACCCTGGTGGTGTTGGCGCTACTGCCGCTGCTGATCGCTCTGGGCTTTTGGCAGTTGTCCCGCGCAGAGGAAAAGCGCGTCCTGCTGGCCAGTTATGACGCACGTCGCAGTGCCGGCCCTATCGATATCGTCGAGTTGGAGCACAGCACCGATCCGGCTTATCGGCGTGTGCATTTGTACGGCCATTTCGACGAGCAGCACAGCCTGTTACTGGATAACCGCACTCGTGCCGGACAGGTCGGCATCGAATTGCTCCAACCCTTCTACGATCAGGCCAGCGGTCTCTGGTTGTTGCTCAACCGTGGCTGGCTGCGCTGGCCGGATCGCCGCACGCCGCCAGTCTTCAGCACCCCGGATACGGCTCTGGGCCTGGATGCCTGGGTCTATGTGCCGCCGGGCGCTACCTTCCAGCTGCAAGCCGACCAACCGAGCCGCGAGTGGCCGCGCCTGATCACCGCCGTTGAGCCAGGCACCGTCTGGGAGCAGTTGGGGCGCGCCGGGTTGCCGTATGAACTGCGTCTGGAACAAGGGCCTGCGGCCTATCAGGCCGACTGGGCCGTAGTCGCCATGGGGCCGGAAAAACACCTGGGTTATGCCGTGCAATGGTTTGCCCTCGCGGCAGCTCTGTTCGGCCTGTTTATTTATCTCGGATTGCACTCTGTATCTGGTAGTGCACAACGCGCAGGGGAATCGTCATGA
- a CDS encoding twin transmembrane helix small protein has translation MLKAAIVFMLLATVVSLFSGLFFLVKDQGRTSRVAYALTVRVTLAALTLALVAWGFYSGQLVSHAPW, from the coding sequence ATGCTCAAAGCGGCGATCGTCTTCATGCTATTGGCAACCGTAGTCAGTCTGTTCAGCGGTCTGTTCTTTCTGGTCAAGGATCAAGGCCGCACCTCCCGCGTGGCCTACGCCCTGACCGTGCGTGTCACCCTTGCAGCCCTCACGTTGGCTCTAGTGGCCTGGGGTTTCTACAGCGGGCAGTTGGTGAGCCACGCGCCCTGGTAG